A section of the Patescibacteria group bacterium genome encodes:
- the tsf gene encoding translation elongation factor Ts, with product MNIDDIKKLRESTGAGMMDAKSALEEAKGDFDKAVVVLRKKGLAKAAKKAERTAAVGVVESYVHSDKIGVLVEVNCETDFVARTDDFKLFTKDIAMHIAAANPTYLLPSDISQNDLDKEKEIFADELKASGKPAEHAEKIIEGKLAKWYEDVCLMNQPFIKDPSQTIEQLRQALVGKLGENIIIRRFSRIEVGGLE from the coding sequence TTGAACATAGACGATATTAAAAAACTGCGTGAATCTACCGGGGCTGGCATGATGGACGCCAAGTCGGCACTTGAAGAGGCTAAGGGGGATTTTGATAAAGCCGTAGTGGTGTTGCGCAAAAAAGGCCTCGCCAAGGCTGCTAAGAAAGCCGAGCGTACAGCTGCGGTCGGAGTAGTAGAGAGCTATGTACATAGCGATAAGATTGGCGTTCTGGTGGAGGTTAATTGCGAGACCGACTTCGTAGCACGCACCGATGATTTTAAGTTATTTACCAAGGATATTGCCATGCATATTGCTGCCGCCAACCCTACCTATCTCCTGCCCAGTGATATTTCGCAAAATGATCTAGACAAAGAGAAAGAAATATTCGCAGATGAGCTTAAGGCTAGCGGCAAGCCAGCCGAGCATGCTGAAAAGATTATAGAAGGCAAATTGGCTAAGTGGTATGAGGATGTCTGCCTTATGAACCAACCTTTCATAAAGGACCCCAGCCAGACTATAGAGCAGCTCAGGCAAGCTCTTGTTGGAAAGCTCGGCGAGAATATCATAATTCGAAGGTTTAGCCGTATTGAAGTGGGTGGCTTAGAATAG